In the Cellulomonas sp. C5510 genome, AGGCTGCCACCGAGGCCGGTTCCGCGGAGGATCCGGGTGCTGAGCCCGCTGAGCCCGCTGAGCCCGGCTCGGGGGCCGAGCCCGACGCGGCCCCGGCCTCCGAGCCGACCGACGCCACCCAGGCCCCGGTCACCGAGGCCGCCGAGGCCTCGGCAGGGGATCCGGCCGCGGACGGCGACCCGGCGCCGGACGGACCCGTGCAGGACCCTGCACCTGCACCTGCACCTGCACCCGCCCCGCGGCCCGGTCCCCGCCCGCCGCTGCCGAGCGCCTTCAAGCCGCGCCCGCGCCCGACCGCCGGTTCGGCGCCGTCGCCGGCCGCCGCGCCCGCCGTGCCCGTGCCGGTGCCGGACGACTCGGCCGAGGCCGCTGCGGCCGCCCAGTTCGGGCGGGTCGACGACGACGGCACCGTGTACGTGCGCGAGGGGGACGACGAGCGCGCCGTGGGCCAGTTCCCAGGTGCGTCCGCGGACGAGGCGCTGGCGCTGTACGTGCGCCGGTTCCTCGACCTGCAGGCCAAGGTCGCGCTGTTCGAGGCGCGGCTGACGGCGACCGACCTGGCGGTCAAGGAGATCGACCAGACGCTGGCCAAGCTCACCGAGGAGACCGCCGAGCCCGCTGCCGTCGGCGACCTCGACGGGCTGCGCACCCGGCTGGACGGCCTGCGTGCCGCCGCCGCCGAGCGCCGCGCCGCCGTGGAGGCCGAGCGCGCCGCGGCCCGCCAGGCGGCGCTGGAGGCCCGGACCGCGATCGTCGAGCGGGCCGAGAAGATCGCCACGACCGACCCCGCGCGGATGCAGTGGCGCCCGGCCGGGGAGCAGCTCCGCGGCCTGCTGGACGAGTGGAAGGACGCGCAGCGCTCGGGCCCGCGCATCGACCGCACGTCCGAGGAGGCGCTCTGGAAGCGGTTCAGCCACGCGCGCACGACGTTCGACCGGGAGCGGCGCCACTACTTCGCCGAGCTGGAGTCCCGCAACGCCGGCGCGAAGGCCGCCAAGGAGGAGATCGTGCGCGAGGCCGAGCGCCTCGCGTCGAGCACCGACTGGGGCGCCACCGCGGGCGCGTACCGCGACCTCATGGCGCGCTGGAAGGCCTCCGGCCGGGCGAGCCGGGCGGACGACGACGCCCTGTGGGCGCGGTTCCGCGCGGCGCAGGACGCGTTCTTCCACGCCCGCGACGAGGTCAACGCGGCGACCGACCGGGAGTTCCGCGCCAACCTGGAGGTCAAGGAGGCGCTGCTCGTCGAGGCCGAGGCCATCGACCCGGCGAAGGGTCTCGGCCAGGCCAAGGCCGCGCTGCGGTCGATCCAGGACCGCTGGGAGGCGGCCGGCAAGGTGCCGCGCGCCGACATCCAGCGCGTCGAGGGCCGGCTCCGCGCCGTCGAGGCGCGCGTCCGGGACGCCGACCAGGCCGAGTGGCGCCGGACCAACCCGGAGACGCGTGCGCGCGCCGAGGGCGCTGCCGCGCAGCTCGAGAACGCGATCGCGCAGCTCGAGGCCGACCTCGCGAAGGCGCAGGCGGGCGGCGACAGCCGCAAGGTCGCCGAGGCGCAGGCCGCTCTCGACGCCCGCCGGTCGTGGCTGGAGCAGGTGCAGCGGGCCGCGCAGGACTCGCGCGGCTGACGCCTGTCCACAGGGTGCCGGTCGCCCCTCGACGTCGTCGGGGGCGACCGGCATCCTGCGTCGGGTGAACCGGCGCTCCCCCGACGACCCGCCCGGGCCCGCCCGGCTCGTGCACCCCGCCGCCCTCGCCTCCCCGCCACGGCTGGTGCGCCGCTCCGACGTCGGCGACGTGGCGTGGCAGGTGCTGCTCCGCGACTGCGACCTCGTGCTGCTGCGCGGCGACGTGGCGCTCCCGCGGGGCGTCGCGGGGACGCCGGCCCTACGCGCCGCCGCCCTCGCGCCGGAGGTCGCGCGCCGGGAGGCCGTGGCGCGGGCTGCTGCGGCCTGGGTCCACCTCGGAGGGCCGCCGCCCCGACGGGTCGTGGTCGTGGACCGAGCGGCGCTCGGACCGCGGGACGTCGTCCGGCTCGGCGGCGCCCTCGTCACGTCGCCCGCGCGGACCGCCGTGGACCTGCTGTGCCGCGAACCCGCGGACGTCGTCCACGCCCTGCTGCCGGGGCTGCTGCGCGGCGGCGTGGACGCCGCGCGGCTCCGGACCCGCCTCGCTGCCACGTCGGGTCACCGCGGGGTCGACCGCGGGCTGGCGCTGCTGCGCGAGGTCGTCGAGGCCCCGGCCACCGTGCGTCCCGGCGCGGCGGCCGGTCAGACGTCGACGACCGGCTGCTCCGCCTTGGCGCCCGTGATGCGGTAGACGTCGAACACTCCCTCGACCTTCCGCACCGCCGACAGCACCGACGCCAGGTGCGACGGCTCGGCCATCTCGAACACGAAGCGCGACTGGGCGACGCGGTCACGGGACGTCGACACGGACGCGGACAGGATGTTGACGTGGTGGTCGGACAGCACCCGCGTGACGTCCGACAGCAGCCGGTTGCGGTCGAGCGCCTCCACCTGGATCTGCACGAGGAAGAGCGCGCTGCTCCCCTGGCTCCACTCGACGTCGACCATGCGCTCGGGCTGCATGCGGAGCTGGGCCACGTTGATGCAGTCGGACCGGTGCACGCTGACGCCCTGCCCGCGTGTGACGAACCCGATGATGTCGTCGCCGGGCACCGGCGTGCAGCACTTGGCCAGCTTGACCCAGATGTCGTCCACGCCCTTGACCACGACACCCGGGTCGCCGGTGCGGACGCGTCGAGCGGTCTGGCCCGGGCGGGCGACCTCGGCGATGTCCTCCTCGGCGCCCGGCTCCCCGCCCATGGCGTGGACGAGCCGCTGCACGACCGTCGCCGCGGACACCTGGCCCTCGCCGATCGCCGCGTACAGCGCGGAGACGTCCGCGTAGCGCATCTCGTTGGCGAGCGCGACGAGGGACTCGTGGGACAGCAGGCGCTGGATCGGGAGGTTCTGCTTGCGCATCGCCTTCGCGATCGCGTCCTTGCCGTGCTCGATCGCCTCCTCGCGCCGCTCCTTGGTGAACCACTGGCGGATCTTGTTGCGCGCGCGGGGGCTGGTGACGAAGCCCAGCCAGTCGCGGGAGGGCCCGGCGGTCTCGGACTTCGACGTGAAGACCTCGACGACGTCGCCGTTCTCGAGCGTGGAGTCCAGCGGCACCAGCCGGCCGTTGACGCGGGCGCCCATCGTGCGGTGCCCGACCTCGGTGTGCACGGCGTACGCGAAGTCGACGGGCGTGGCACCGGCGGGCAGCGACATGACGTCGCCCTTGGGCGTGAAGACGTAGACCTCGCCGTCGGCGATCTCGAACCGCAGGGAGTCGAGGAACTCCGACGGGTCGGCCGTCTCCTTCTGCCAGTCGACCAGCTGACGGAGCCAGGCCATGTCGTTGCCGTCGGTGTCCGTGCCGGCGTTCTTGGCGTTCTCCTTGTACTTCCAGTGCGCGGCGACGCCGTACTCCGCCCGGCGGTGCATGTCGTGCGTCCGGATCTGGATCTCCACCGGCTTGCCGCCCGGACCGATCACCGTGGTGTGCAGCGACTGGTACAGGTTGAACTTCGGCATCGCGATGTAGTCCTTGAACCGGCCCGGCACCGGGTTCCACCGCGCGTGCAGCGCACCGAGCGCCGCGTAGCAGTCCCGCACCGTGTCGACCAGGACACGCACGCCCACGAGGTCGTAGATGTCGGCGAAGTCGCGGCCCCGCACGATCATCTTCTGGTAGATCGAGTAGTAGTGCTTCGGCCGGCCGGTCACGGTCGCGCGGATCTTCGCGCTGCGCAGGTCGGCGCCCACCTGCTCCCGGACGACGGCGAGGTACTCCTCGCGCGCCGGAGCGCGCTCCGCGACCAGGTGCACGATCTCGTCGTACACCTTCGGGTAGAGCGTCTGGAACGAGAGGTCCTCGAGCTCCCACTTGATCGTGTTCATGCCCAGCCGGTGCGCGAGCGGGGCGTAGATCTCGAGCGTCTCGCGGGCCTTCTTCTCCGCGGATGCGGCCGGGACGAACTTCCACGTCCGGGCGTTGTGGAGCCGGTCGGCGAGCTTGATGACCAGCACCCGGATGTCGCGCGACATCGCGACGACCATCTTGCGCACGGTCTCGGCCTGGGCCGCGTCGCCGTACGTGACCTTGTCGAGCTTCGTGACGCCGTCGACCAGCATCGCGATCTCGGGGCCGTACTCGGCGCGCAGCTGCTCGAGGGAGTACGAGGTGTCCTCGACCGTGTCGTGCAGCAGCGCGGCCGCGAGGGTCGGCGGGGTCATGCCGAGCTCGGCGAGGATCGTCGCGACCGCCACCGGGTGCGTGATGTAGGGGTCGCCGCTCTTGCGCAGCTGCCCACGGTGGGCGGCCTCCGCCGTGGCGTAGGCACGCTCGAGCAGCGCGAGGTCGGCCTTCGGGTGGTTGGTGCGCACCGCCTGCAGCAGCGGCTCGATGACCGGCGACTGGCCGACGGCACGACCCTGCCCGAACCGGGTCAGGCGCGAGCGCACCCGGCTGGTGGACCCCGTGCTCGGGGGTGCCTCCGGCCGTGCGTCCGGGACCGACGTCCGTGCCTGGTCCGCCATGCGCGCCTCCCCTGCCGGTCGCCGCCGGCGTCCGCCGGTGCCGTGGTGGCGTCCCGGCCTCGTGCCACCGCCCGGCCGGGGGTCGCCTCGGCCGAGCCGCCTATCCGCACGATTCTACGGCGTCGGCGCGGTGCCGCCGCTCGTCAGTCCACGGCGAGCAGCGCGTCCACCTGGTGACCCGCCAGACGCGACCGCCCCGGGAGGAACGTCAGGTCCAGCAGGAACGACAGCCCCACCACCTCGGCACCGCACTCGTGGAGCAGCTCGACGGTCGCTGCGGCCGTGCCTCCGGTCGCGAGGACGTCGTCGACGACCAGCACCCGGGACCCGGCCGGCACCGTGAACGGGTGCAGCTCGACCGACGCCGCGCCGTACTCCAGGGAGTAGTCGCGGCGGGCGGTCGGCCCGGGCAGCTTGCCGGCCTTGCGCACCGGCAGGAACCCGGCGCCCAGCGCGGCGGCGACGGGCGCGGCGAGGATGAAGCCCCGCGCCTCCATGCCGGCCACCAGGTCGACCGGGCCCGGCGCGCGGGCGGCCATCTCCTGGACGACCGCGGCGAACGCCGCGCCGTCGGCCAGCAGCGGGGTGATGTCCTTGAACACGACCCCGGGCGTCGGGTAGTCGGGGACGTCGCGCACCAGCGCGTCGACCCGGTCCACCAGCGCCTGGCCGGTCAACGTCACGGAGTCGTGCGGGCGGCCGGTCATCGGCGTCCCTTCCTGCGGGGTTGGGCGGCGGGACCCTGGTGGCCGCCGGGGCGGACCTGGCCGGTGGCACGGGCCACGGCGACCGGTGCACCCTCCGCGCCGGGGGCGTCGGCCGCACCGGCCGCGCGGGCGCGGGCGGTCAGCACCTTCTCGGTGTGCTCCCGGATCGGCTGCTCGCGCACCCGCAGGGCGACCTCCAGCGGGGTCGCGAGGAACACCGACGAGAACGCGCCGACGATCATGCCGACGAAGAGCGCCAGCGCGATGTCGCGCAGGGTGCCGGCGCCGAGCACGAACGCGCCGATGAACAGGATGCCCGCGACCGGCAGCAGCGCCACGACGGACGTGTTGATCGACCGGACGAGCGTCTGGTTCACCGCCAGGTTCGCCCGCTCGGCGTACGTCGCGCGGGTCTGGTCGAGCACGCCGGTGGTGTTCTCGCGCACCTTGTCGAACACCACGACGGTGTCGTAGATCGAGTACGCGAGGATCGTCAGGAACCCGATCACCGTGGCCGGCGTGACCTCCCACCCGACGGCGGCGTAGACCCCGACCGTCACGATGAGGTCGTGGAACAGCGCGATGATCGCCGCGACGGCCATCCGCCAGTTCCGGAAGTAGATCGTCAGGACCAGCGCGACCAGCACGAGGAACACCACGAGGCTGATCGCAGCCTTCTGCGACACGTCCTTGCCCCAGGTCGGGCCGATGAACGAGCTCGCGACGTCGTCCTCCGTGACGCCGTACGCCTCCTGGAGGGCGGTCCGGACCTGGTCGACCTGGTCGTTGGTCAGCTCGGCCGTCTGGATGCGGATGGACGAGGAGCCGACGTTCGTGACGCGGGGAACCTCTTCCGGCGCGACCTCGGCCACCGCGTCTACCGCGGGCTGCTGGTCGGACGTCGCGGCGTTGGAGACGGTGAACTCCGAGCCTCCCCGGAACTCGATGCCCGGCTGCAGTCCCGGCTTCACGAGGAAGACCGCCGACAGCAGCACGAGGATCCCGGAGATCGTGAACCACACCCGGCGGCGCCCGACGATGTCGTACGAACGCCGACCGGTGTACAGGTCGTTGCCCCACTGGGCGAAGTTGACGGCCATCAGGCGTCGCTCCCCTCGGTCCGTCGTGCGTCGCCCTGGCCGGCGGGGCCGCTGTCGGCGGCGCCGTCCTGCGGCGGGCCGTCCGGCGGGGCATCACCCGCCTGCTCGTCCTGCGCCGCCTGCTGGGCGGCGCGGGCGGCCGCCCGCCGCTCGGCGATCGTGCCGCCGGGCGCCGTGGGCGTGGCCACGAGCGTCGAGGCGACGGCCGGGCGGGTCAGCCCGGCCCGCTCGGCGTCCGGGGTGCCGGCGCCGGCCGCAGGCTCGGTGCGCGGACCGCGCGCCACCCGGCCGCGGCCCACGTACCGGGACTGGTCCGGGGCACCCAGGCGGCGCGGGTCGAGCCCGGAGAACCGGTGGCCGCTCGCGAAGAACCGCGTCTTCGCGATGAGCAGCATCACCGGGTGCGTGAACGTGAAGACGATCAGCAGGTCGAGCAGGGTCGTCAGCCCCAGCGTGAACGCGAAGCCGCGCACCGACCCGACCGCGAGGAAGTACAGCACCACGGCGGCCAGGAAGTTGACGGCGTCGGACGCCAGGATCGTCCGCCGCGCGCGCTCCCAGCCCCGGTCCACAGCGGCGACCAGCGTGCGGCCCTCGCGCAGCTCGTCGCGGATGCGCTCGAAGTACACGATGAACGAGTCCGCGGTGATGCCGATCGCGACGATGAGGCCGGCGACTCCGGGCAGCGACAGCCGGTACCCCTGCGTCCACGACAGCAACGTGATGACGCCGTACGTCAGGACCGCCGCGATCACCAGCGAGGCGACGGTGACCAGGCCGAGGGCCCGGTACTGGAAGAGCGAGTACACGACCACGAGCAGGAGGCCGATGAGGCCCGCGATGAGACCCTTCTCGAGCTGCTCCGAGCCGAGCGTCGCGGAGATCTGCTCCTGGCTCTGCACCTCGAAGGTCAGGGGCAGCGCACCGAACTTCAGCTGGTTCGCGAGGCTCGTCGCCGTGTCGCGGGTGAACGAGCCCGAGATCTGGGCCCTGCCGTCGGAGATGACGACTCCCGGGTCGAGCGAGGGCGCCGAGATCACGAGACCGTCCAGCACGATGCCGAACTGGTTCTGCGGCGAGGTCAGCCCCTGCAGCCGCTCGGTCACGGCCGCGAACTCCTTGGTCCCCTGGCCGTCGAACTCCAGGTCCACGACCCACTCGTTCGTGACGGTGCCGTTCTGGTTGACGCGCAGACCCGAGGACGCGTTCGCGATGCTGGAGCCCTTGATCTCGACCGGCCCGAGGATGTACTTCAGCGTGCCGTCCGGGTCGCAGGTCACGAGCGCCTTGTCGGCGTCGCCGGACCTCCCGCCCGTGAGGTTCGCCGGGTCCGTGCAGTCCAGCTCGTCGAACCGCGCCTGCACGGCCGGGGTGATGTAGTACTCGGCGTCGCTCGGAGAGTCCGGGGCGTCCTTGGTGGGCTCGTCCGACGGCTCCTCGGCGTCGCTGCCGGTCGCCGCGTCGTCAGCCGCCGCGTCGTCGGCCGCCGCGTCGTCGGCGGCTGCGGTGGCGCCGTCCGTCGGGGACGCGGACGGGTCGGCACTCGCGTCCGCGGTGGGCTGCGGGCCGGCGTACGTCAGCACCGGCCGGAACTCCATCTGCGCGGACGTGCGCACGAGGTCGAGCGTCTCCTCGCTCGGCCGACCCGGCAGGGCCACGACGATGTTGGACCCGCCCTGGCTCGTGATCTCCGCCTCGGCGACGCCCGAGGAGTCCACGCGCTGCCGGATCACCTGGATCGCCTGGTCGATCGTCTCCTGCGTGACCTGCGACTCGTCCTCGG is a window encoding:
- a CDS encoding adenine phosphoribosyltransferase, whose product is MTGRPHDSVTLTGQALVDRVDALVRDVPDYPTPGVVFKDITPLLADGAAFAAVVQEMAARAPGPVDLVAGMEARGFILAAPVAAALGAGFLPVRKAGKLPGPTARRDYSLEYGAASVELHPFTVPAGSRVLVVDDVLATGGTAAATVELLHECGAEVVGLSFLLDLTFLPGRSRLAGHQVDALLAVD
- the secF gene encoding protein translocase subunit SecF, coding for MAVNFAQWGNDLYTGRRSYDIVGRRRVWFTISGILVLLSAVFLVKPGLQPGIEFRGGSEFTVSNAATSDQQPAVDAVAEVAPEEVPRVTNVGSSSIRIQTAELTNDQVDQVRTALQEAYGVTEDDVASSFIGPTWGKDVSQKAAISLVVFLVLVALVLTIYFRNWRMAVAAIIALFHDLIVTVGVYAAVGWEVTPATVIGFLTILAYSIYDTVVVFDKVRENTTGVLDQTRATYAERANLAVNQTLVRSINTSVVALLPVAGILFIGAFVLGAGTLRDIALALFVGMIVGAFSSVFLATPLEVALRVREQPIREHTEKVLTARARAAGAADAPGAEGAPVAVARATGQVRPGGHQGPAAQPRRKGRR
- a CDS encoding DUF349 domain-containing protein, with amino-acid sequence MTETPDAQQHPQDGDDAAVPGTPAAETPETGSAPETATAAAQDGTAAGAEVEPEAATDAEEPAAAETPEAAAEAATEAGSAEDPGAEPAEPAEPGSGAEPDAAPASEPTDATQAPVTEAAEASAGDPAADGDPAPDGPVQDPAPAPAPAPAPRPGPRPPLPSAFKPRPRPTAGSAPSPAAAPAVPVPVPDDSAEAAAAAQFGRVDDDGTVYVREGDDERAVGQFPGASADEALALYVRRFLDLQAKVALFEARLTATDLAVKEIDQTLAKLTEETAEPAAVGDLDGLRTRLDGLRAAAAERRAAVEAERAAARQAALEARTAIVERAEKIATTDPARMQWRPAGEQLRGLLDEWKDAQRSGPRIDRTSEEALWKRFSHARTTFDRERRHYFAELESRNAGAKAAKEEIVREAERLASSTDWGATAGAYRDLMARWKASGRASRADDDALWARFRAAQDAFFHARDEVNAATDREFRANLEVKEALLVEAEAIDPAKGLGQAKAALRSIQDRWEAAGKVPRADIQRVEGRLRAVEARVRDADQAEWRRTNPETRARAEGAAAQLENAIAQLEADLAKAQAGGDSRKVAEAQAALDARRSWLEQVQRAAQDSRG
- the secD gene encoding protein translocase subunit SecD, whose protein sequence is MAPPTRRRHPARTLITLAVLTVAVFATIFAGTRLSDATWSPKLALDLEGGTQLILAPVAEDESQVTQETIDQAIQVIRQRVDSSGVAEAEITSQGGSNIVVALPGRPSEETLDLVRTSAQMEFRPVLTYAGPQPTADASADPSASPTDGATAAADDAAADDAAADDAATGSDAEEPSDEPTKDAPDSPSDAEYYITPAVQARFDELDCTDPANLTGGRSGDADKALVTCDPDGTLKYILGPVEIKGSSIANASSGLRVNQNGTVTNEWVVDLEFDGQGTKEFAAVTERLQGLTSPQNQFGIVLDGLVISAPSLDPGVVISDGRAQISGSFTRDTATSLANQLKFGALPLTFEVQSQEQISATLGSEQLEKGLIAGLIGLLLVVVYSLFQYRALGLVTVASLVIAAVLTYGVITLLSWTQGYRLSLPGVAGLIVAIGITADSFIVYFERIRDELREGRTLVAAVDRGWERARRTILASDAVNFLAAVVLYFLAVGSVRGFAFTLGLTTLLDLLIVFTFTHPVMLLIAKTRFFASGHRFSGLDPRRLGAPDQSRYVGRGRVARGPRTEPAAGAGTPDAERAGLTRPAVASTLVATPTAPGGTIAERRAAARAAQQAAQDEQAGDAPPDGPPQDGAADSGPAGQGDARRTEGSDA
- a CDS encoding bifunctional (p)ppGpp synthetase/guanosine-3',5'-bis(diphosphate) 3'-pyrophosphohydrolase, which translates into the protein MADQARTSVPDARPEAPPSTGSTSRVRSRLTRFGQGRAVGQSPVIEPLLQAVRTNHPKADLALLERAYATAEAAHRGQLRKSGDPYITHPVAVATILAELGMTPPTLAAALLHDTVEDTSYSLEQLRAEYGPEIAMLVDGVTKLDKVTYGDAAQAETVRKMVVAMSRDIRVLVIKLADRLHNARTWKFVPAASAEKKARETLEIYAPLAHRLGMNTIKWELEDLSFQTLYPKVYDEIVHLVAERAPAREEYLAVVREQVGADLRSAKIRATVTGRPKHYYSIYQKMIVRGRDFADIYDLVGVRVLVDTVRDCYAALGALHARWNPVPGRFKDYIAMPKFNLYQSLHTTVIGPGGKPVEIQIRTHDMHRRAEYGVAAHWKYKENAKNAGTDTDGNDMAWLRQLVDWQKETADPSEFLDSLRFEIADGEVYVFTPKGDVMSLPAGATPVDFAYAVHTEVGHRTMGARVNGRLVPLDSTLENGDVVEVFTSKSETAGPSRDWLGFVTSPRARNKIRQWFTKERREEAIEHGKDAIAKAMRKQNLPIQRLLSHESLVALANEMRYADVSALYAAIGEGQVSAATVVQRLVHAMGGEPGAEEDIAEVARPGQTARRVRTGDPGVVVKGVDDIWVKLAKCCTPVPGDDIIGFVTRGQGVSVHRSDCINVAQLRMQPERMVDVEWSQGSSALFLVQIQVEALDRNRLLSDVTRVLSDHHVNILSASVSTSRDRVAQSRFVFEMAEPSHLASVLSAVRKVEGVFDVYRITGAKAEQPVVDV